GCACTTCAGGACTATCACCAAGCTCTCACACTCAATCCTGCCTATGCTGAAGCCTATATCAACCGGGGCGTGATCTATTTTGATTTGAATCAATACCAAAACTCTCTCGAAGACTATAACAAGGCTCTCAATCTCGATCCCAATTCCGCCCTGGCCTATAATAACCGCAGCAATACCTACCGCCTGCTGCAAGCCTATCCTCAAGCGCTTAATGATATTCAACAGGCCATTCGTCTCAATCCCCTCAATGCCTTTGCTTATATCAGCCGCGGCATTCTCTATTACGATACCCATGAATTTCAGAATGCCCTCAAAGACTATAACAAGGCGATCAGTCTCGACCCAAACTCTGCCCTGGCCTATAATAACCGGGGCAATACCTATCACAAGCTCAAGCAATACCCCCAAGCAATCGAAGACTATAATACGGCCCTGCGCATCGATCCGAATTATGCACAGGCCTATCTGAACCGAGGCGTGGTCTATTCAGATTTAAACCTGCGCCCGCAAGCGATCGACGACTGGAAAAAGGCCTGTCAGCTGGGTTCAAGATCCACCTGCGACTGGTTGAAAAACAATGGTTATTGAGCGTTGCAGGGCAATCCCTTACTGAGTCACGAAAATTCAGCAACGAAGAGACGCGGCACACAGGCGTACTTCCGGCTTTCGTGGTAAAATCCAGTAATTCTTTCCCCTGGGCAAAGGCATGATTCTCAACCATATCCAACGCGACCCGGTTTTGGCCCGTTTAACCCGCGCGATTGAATCGACCGGCGAATACACCCTGTTTGTGCGCGATGCGCTGGTCTTTCTTTTACGTGGCCGGATTCACTGGGCCAATACCCTTCAACAGATGGCCTTTATTGGAACCGACTCACTGCCGATTGTGCTGATTACCGGACTGGCCGTGGGTATGGTCTTTTGCCTGCAGATTTCAGGGGTCATGATCAAATACGGCAGCTCCGGGGTGATTGGGGGAGTGACAGCCATGTCGTTGGCCCGCGAACTCTCCCCTTCGTTTACCTCTGTCGTCGTGGCTGGGCGTGTGGGTGCGGCAATTGCCGCTGAAATTGGCTCCATGAAGGTCACCGAACAACTCGATGCTCTGACCGCCATGGGCGTACCGCCCATGTATTATTTGCTTTTGCCCCGCATGATCTCAGCAGTGGTCATGCTGCCTCTGCTCACGGTTCTGGCCCTGGGGATTGGTCTGATCGGTGGAACGGTAGTGGGTGTCATGGCCAAGGGCCTGATTCTGACCTCGTATATCGACTCGATCAAAAGCCTGCTGTATATCGATGATGTTGCCAAATCACTGGTAAAATCTGGCTTTTTCGGCATGTTAATCGCCACCATCGCTTCGTTTCAAGGCATTAAAACCGGTCAAGGCGCTCAAGGCGTAGGCGAAGCAACCACCAAAGCCGTGGTCTATTCACTGATTGCCATTTTTATCAGCAATTATTTTCTGACCTTTATTCTCTTTACCGTCATGGCCCGCTGATGATTGAAGTCAAAAACCTGCACAAAAGCTTTGGCCGCAAACAGGTTTTGCGTGGGATTGATTTTGTTTTCAAAGACAACCAGACCACCGTTGTGATTGGCCCCTCGGGCTGTGGCAAAAGCACAATCCTGCGCCTGATTCTGCACCTGCTCAGCCCAGACCAGGGCGAAATCTGGGTCGATGGCACCAATGTCTCTACCCTGCGCCGCCAGGACGACCTCGACCGCTACCGTTCGAAAATCGGCATGGTTTTTCAATCCGCAGCCCTGTTTGACTCTCTCAAGGTCTGGGAAAATGTCGGCTTTATGTTTTTAGAAAATACGCGCATGCCCCGTGACAAGGTCAAAGCCATTGCCGAAGAAAAACTGCGTCTGGTCGGCCTGGAAGGCAGTGGGGATCTCTACCCCGCTGAGCTCAGCGGCGGCATGCAAAAACGGGCTGGGATTGCCCGTGCGATGGCCCAAGATCCCAAGATTATTCTCTATGATGAACCTACCACAGGCTTAGACCCTGTGACCTCAACCGTGATTGAAGACCTGATCTCCGATCTACAGGAGCGCACCCAGGGCATTTCAATTGTGGTCACCCACCAATTGAGCACAATTTTTCGCACAGCAGACCTGATCACCATGTTTTATGAGGGTAAAATACTGGATACCGGCACCGTAGATGAAATGAAAAACTCAGAAAATGAGATCGTAAGAAACTTTTTGGAAGGCAAAGTGGTTGCGCCATGAATTCAGCATTTAAAGTTGGGCTGATTACCATCTTGACAGTGGTCACCCTTTTGGTTGGCGTGATTTATATCTGGCAAATCAACCCCTATGCCTATTACCAAATTACCGGTTACTTTCCCCATGTGGGCGGAATCAAAGTCGGCTCCAAAGTCACGCTGATGGGCGTAGAAATTGGCGAAACCTTTGCAATTGAAGCAGAACCAGCCCAACGACGCGTAAAAATCAGCATGAATATCAAACGGGACATCAAACTCCCGGTCAATTCCAAATTTACAATTATCACCACCGGTCTGGTCGGAGATAAAAATATTGAAGTCTTTCCGCCCGAAAAAGTGAGCAAAAACTATCTGGAAGCAGGCGCAGAAATCACGGGCAACCCGCCGGCCAGCCTGGATACCATTTTTACCGAAGCCCAAGCCATGATGAAATCCGCACGGCAATTGGTAGACAATCCCGAACTGCGTGAAAATATTCTGCAAACTGCCGGCACCATCAACAAAACAGCCTCGCAGCTTTCTGGCCTTTTCAAGGATATCAAAGGGGTGACCTCAGGCTTTGGCAAACTCACCACCCAAACCGAAATTTTACTCAAGCAGATCAACGGAGCCACAACTGCCACTATTCCTGAAGTACAGGCCATTATCGCCAGTACCCGTCGGATTGCAGGCAATGTCGAAGCCCTCAGTGGTCAAGTCAATGAACTCGCCAATGACCCCCAAATGCTGAACAATACCCGCCAGAGCATCAGCAATATCAACGGGCTGACCCGCCAATGGCAGGATTTTACCAAAGACCTGCAAGGCCTGACCCGTAAATTTGAAGGCATTACCGACGATGTCAAAACCATCACAGGCGATGTGCTGGAGATCAGTCATGATCCTGAGATCAAAAAGAATATCCGCACCGTAGCCAAAAATGCGACCCGCCTGACCAATGCCATCTTTGATCTGACCGACCCCCAAACACAAACCAACCAACTGGATCTGAATTTCAGGGCCGAAGCCCTGGGCGCCATGCGTTTAACCCAAGATTTTAAAGCCGTCCCCGGAGCTGTCGGCAACTTCAATGTCTTTGGGGATCTGGGACTGGGGGGACCGGTTTCATACTTCCGTGTCGGTCTGGATGAAATTGGTGATGGCAACCTGATCAACCTGCAGGCCGGGAGCAAAATCGATGACAAAAGCCTGGTCCGCTTTGGTCTGGTGCGTGGCAAAATTGGTGCAGGCGCAGATTTTAATATGAAGCTCCTCGACCAACCCTTAACCCTGAGTGGTGAATTGTATGATATCAACTCACCGCGAATGCGCTTGGGCCTTTTACAGAATATCTGGCAGGATTATGGTCTTTCGCTCTATTGGGATAACCAATTCGTGCGTGGCATCAATGAATTCAATCTGGGCTTCCGCTGGCAACCCCGCACCACCAAACAAGAACCTGCTCATCCCCCCCGTTAGAGGTAAGGCCATGCCCAAGAAAAAGAAAACACATACCCCCTTGGAGGCCCTGCAAGCCCCCTTGAATTTGGTGGGCTTTGAAACTTTTCTTTTGCCCAAAAGCTCTGAAACCCCCTATAGTCAGTTGCTGGTGGCCCTGACCCCTGAACCCAGTGAAACTGAGTCTTCTGCTTGCTCTATTCTGCAAATTTTTTATACCAAAGATGTGATTGAAAGCCAGGAATCTCAAGTTGAAAGCGGGCTTTCGGTTTTGCAGTTCCTCTGTACCCTGCCCGACCCGCTCAGTGAGGCCTTGCTGCCTGAGGCATGGCGACTCTGCACCTTTTTCTCACAGCTGATGCCCATGGGCGGATTTCAGATCACCCCAGAGAACAGAATCTACTATCGCTATTGCCATATGCACACCGATCCTCAACTCAAGCCCGAACTTCTGGTCGAAATTGTTGAGCTGATCAGTCTCTTCCTTACCTGTTTTGAGCACACGCAGCAGCAACTGGGCAAAATCCCTCTTTCGGAGCTTCAGCTGAAGGCCCAGACCGAACTGCTTTCCAGTGCGGTTTAGCCTCGCAAATGCCGCTACAAAGACAGCGGATCGAACTCCGGGGTCTGGTCCAGGGCTTGGGCTTTCGCCCTTTTGTTTACCGTTTGGCGCAAGAGCATGGATTGGCAGGCTGGGTGCTCAACCGCAGCGAAGGCGTTTTGATTGAAGCCGAAGGCCCAAGTTCTGTTTTGGCGAGTTTTATTGAGGCCTTAAACAGCCAGCGCCCTCCGCTGTCTGTCTTGACAGAAATCAGCACAGAGCTTCTGCCCTGTCTGGGCGAAACACATTTTCAGATTTTGCCTAGCCCCACGAACAGCACAGAAACAGAAGCCTGGATTTTGCCTGATCTTGCCACTTGTGCAGCCTGCGTGCAAGATCTCTTTGAAGCTGGCAACCGGCGTTTTCGCTACCCTTTTACCAACTGTACCTATTGTGGCCCACGTTATACGATTATTCAGAGTTTGCCCTATGACCGCCCACGCACCAGCATGCAAAGCTTTGCCATGTGCCCGGACTGCGAAGCCGAATACCGCGATCCCGGCGACCGCCGTTTTCACGCCCAACCCATTGCCTGCCCCAGTTGTGGCCCCCAATTATCCCTCTGGAACCCCCTGGGAGAGGTTATAGCCGAACGGGAAGCTGCTCTGCAGGCCAGTGAAAAAGCTCTGCAGGCAGGACAAATTTTAGCCTTAAAAGGCCTGGGAGGGTTTCAACTGCTGGTAGATGCCCGCAATGCTGAAGCCGTGGCCCGATTGCGTACCGCCAAACAGCGCGAAGCCAAGCCCCTGGCCCTGATGATGCAAGACCTGATTCAGGTCAAAGCCTATTGCCAGGTTTCAGCTGAAGAAGCCGCACTGCTCACCGGCCCCCAAGCCCCAATCGTGCTCCTGGAGCGTCTGAAGAAACAAAACCTGGCCCCCAATCTGACCCAAACCCTCAATCCCCGCTTGGGCATTATGTTGCCCACCACGCCCCTTCACCATTTGCTTTTAAAGGATTTAGGCTTTCCCTTGGTCGCCACCAGTGGCAATCTCAGCGATGAACCCCTGTGCACAGAGGAGCAGGAGGCCCTGGTGCGTTTACAGGCTATTGCCGATCTGTTTCTGGTGCACAACCGCCCGATTTTACGCCCTGTCGATGATTCTGTGGTACACGTGATTGCGGGCCAACCCACCCAATTGCGCCGGGCACGGGGCTATGCTCCCCTGCCCTTGGCTGTTCCCGCCATTCAAGCTCCCCTGCTGGCCCTGGGAGGTCATTTAAAAAATACCCTGGCCCTGAGCCGCAAGGGCCAGGTTTTTCTCAGCCAGCACCTGGGAGATCTCGACAGCCCCTCAAGCCAAAACCAATACAGGCACCACCTGCACACCCTGCCCAAGCTGCTGGGTATTGAGCCTGAAGCCTTGGCCTGTGACACCCATCCTGATTATTTCTCCAGCCAGCAGGCAGAGCGGATCGCTCTGCCCCGAATTCAAGTACAACACCATTTGGCACATGTTCAAGCCGTGATGGCCGAACACGGCTTAAACGCCCCTTTGCTGGGCATGGCTTGGGACGGTTTGGGCCTGGGAACCGATCAGACCCTCTGGGGAGGCGAAGCGCTTGAACTTTTGCCCACGGGCTGGCAACGCAAGGCCTGGTTGCGCCCCTTTGATTTCGCAGGGGGGGAAAAAGCCCTGCGCAAACCCGCTTATATCGCCCTGGGGCTTTTGCACAGCCTGTGGGGAGAAGAGATCTGGGAGAGATCAGAACTGGCCCCGCTTCAGGCCCTGAAGACCTCTGAACGCAAGCTGCTGAAACAGGCCCTGGCCTCGCCAGAGCTCTGCCAAACCACCTCCAGTATCGGACGTCTCTTCGATGCGCTGGCCAGCCTGCTCGATCTCCGCCAAAGCTGTTCTTTTGAGGGAGAGGCTGCGATTGAACTCGAGTTTTTAGCCCAAAGCTGGTCAGGTTCCGCAGAGCCCTGGCCCATCCCCCTACAGTTCAGTAAAGACGGTTGGATCGCAAATCCTGAGCCCCTGCTCATTGCCCTGCTTGCAGATTTGCAGTTAAACCTGCCCAAACCCCTTTTGGCAGCGCGCTTTCACGCCTCTTTGGTTCAGCTTCTGCTCAACCTCGCTCAAAATAGCGGCTTGGAAACGGTCGTACTCAGCGGCGGTTGTTTTCAAAACCGGCTTTTGCTGACCCAAGCGATTCAAATACTTCAAAGAGCAGGATTCAAGGTATACTGGCCCCAACAGGTTCCGGCCAATGATGGCAGTCTGGCGCTGGGACAAATCCTGGCGCTCCATACTAAAAGGAAGGAAACAGCCCATGTGTCTGGCCATTCCCGGTGAGATTCTTGAAATTCTCGATCCAGAGGATCTTTTACGCCCCGCCCGCGTAGCCTTTGGCAGCATGCGCAAACAGGTTTCACTGGCCTATGTGCCCGAAGCCCAAATCGGAGATTTTGTGCTGGTACACGTGGGCTTTGCCCTGACCGTACTCGACGCCGCTGAAGCAGAACGCACCCTGACAGCCCTGACAGAATTGGGCGCGCTGGAGGAAAATGAAATACCAGACTGAATACCGCCAGCCCGAAGCGATCCAAGCGCTGGCAGAAGAGATTCACAAAACAGTGACCCGCCCCTGGACCCTGATGGAAGTCTGTGGAGGACAAACCCATGCCATCGTCAAATATGGGCTGGATCAACTGCTTCCATCGGGCGTTGAACTGCTGCATGGCCCTGGTTGCCCGGTTTGCGTGACCCCCCTGACCATTCTCGATCAAGCCCAGGCCCTGGCACGAAACCCAAAAGTCGTCCTCTGTTCCTATGGGGATATGCTACGCGTTCCTGGCAGCCAGACCGATCTGCTCAGCGTAAGAGCCCAAGGCGGAGACGTGCGCAACGTGTATTCTCCGCTTGAAGCGGTTGAGCTGGCCCAGGCCCACCCTGAACGTGAGGTGGTTTTTTTAGCGGTGGGCTTTGAAACCACCGTGCCGGGCCACGCCCTGGCCCTGGCGCGAGCCGAACAACTGGGTTTGAAGAACTTTTCGCTGCTGGTTTCTCATGTTTGCGTCCCTCCTGCCCTGGAGGCCATTCTTTCTGCCGAGGGCAACCGTGTGCAGGGATTTCTCGCCGCAGGCCATGTCTGCACTATCATGGGCACAGCAGAATATCTGCCGATTGTTGAAAAATACAAGGTTCCGATTGTGATTACAGGTTTTGAACCCGTGGATATTCTCGCAGGTATCCTGGCCTGTCTGCAAGCCTTAGAAAGCGCCCGTCCCCAATTGCTCAATAGCTACAGCCGGGTGGTGCGTGCAGAAGGCAATCCCGTTGCCCAAAAACAGGTAGATCAGTTCTTTGAACGGGTCGATCGGGCCTGGCGGGGCATTGGCGTCTTGCCTGCCAGTGGCCTGGGGCTACGTGAGATCTGGCAGGGTTTCGACGCGCGCCAGCGCTTTGGTTTGGGGCCGGACACCGCCGAAACCCCCGGCGAATGCCGCAGTGGCGAGGTCTTACAAGGGCGGCTCAAGCCCCCGGAATGCCCGGCATTTGGTAAAGCCTGCACACCAGAACGGCCCTTGGGGGCTCCGATGGTCTCCTCAGAAGGAGCATGTGCAGCCTGGTACCGTTACCGAGGCACCTGAAAAACCGTTTCAAACGCGGGTTTTAACTGGCTCCAAAGCGGAAAAGACTTTTGATCCAGCCCCTTTGAAGTCCAAGTGACAAGTAAGGGCACACGCAGTTTTTGCAACTGTGAAGGGTAAAACACCACAGGCTCATCCAAGATAAAGCCATAACAATCGACTTTGGCTTGCCCCTGAGAAAGTGTCAGATCAGCAGGACGCGAGCCTGGATCTGCACCCAATTTCAATAAATCAGGTTTACACAAGATTAAAGCTGTGGGTTGATGAAAGGCTGGCAAAAGGGTATAAGCTCCGCCCGGAGCAAAAATATCAGCAAAATAAGGATTTTGCGGCATGCTGTTTGCCGTGATCTGTTGCCCCTGAACAGCGGGCGTCTGGCGCGCCAAATCAAAACTTAAGGCCTTTTCTAAAACAGGATGAACAGGTGAAAGAACACGCCACCACCCTTGCTTGTTCTGGCTGACGCGCAATCCTGGAACCAATACCCCCAAAGAAAGAACAGACAAGTTTTGATTCAAAAGACTTAAATCGGCTTTTGTTTTTAGATTTGTTATTTCCCGGGCCTGGCTTAAAACCTGTCTGAATTGCTCTTTCCCTGCCGGATAGGCCCCCTGCATTATTTCTCGATAAGGATTATCTGATGCCTGGTGCAAATAAACCGTGTGATACCAAAAATAGTCATAAGGTGCGCCATCAAATCCATAGGCCGAATTATTAAGATAAGAAGCATCCAACGCTCGCCCCTGCTGAGAAATACTGTTCCAAGCTAAAATAAAGGCAAAGACATATCCCAAGACTCTAAATTTTGCGAATTCAAACTTTTCAAGTGCAGAAAATACATAACCCAAACAGGCCATCGCAACCCAAATTCCCCAGAATTCATACCAAACCGTATCTCTTAAAAGAGCGCGATTGCCAAATAAAAGCAAAGGAAAAAGACAAAAGAGCGAAACTCCCATCATGGCAAGAGGAAAATAATCCATCTGCTCACGCTGCTTACTCCACAGCTCCCAGCCCAAGAAAGCAAAGCCAACGCCACAAATTACAAGATAATCTGCACGGGTACTAAAAATAAAGCGCAGCGTATCTACGATACTGCCCGTTCCCGCTGAGCTGATATCCATCCAGATGCTGGCACGCAAAAGCCCCTGTAAGTAATGCCATCCCAGATTAAAATCAGGAAAGAAACAAAACAAGGGAAAAACAAAAGCAAGACTCAATCCCAATAAAAATCCAGGATACGCAGCGACGATGTTTTGCCAGCGATGACTCAAGCGCTGAAAAAGAAAGAGAAAAGGAAGCGGCAAAAACACCAAGCCCAGCCAGATCACTGGCAGTTTTAAACTGCCCGGCTGAGAGAAATTTGCAACCGGCATGGTTCGTCCGGGCAGAGCAGTGCTGAACCAAGCTGGCCAGGCCAAGATAAAAAACAAGAGCAAACCTGGCAGCAGTTGCAAACCAATCGTTTGAGGCTTAGGACTTTTCTCAGGTGTTTCTACTTCCAGCATTTGCCATATTTGAAAAGCCAAAACCACAGGCATTGCAATGATCGCCTGAACTTTGGTCATCACCGCCAAACTGCTAAAAACCCCGCACAAGAGCAGAGCAGAAAGACGAAACCGAGGGGCTTGGCGAATCATCAAGGCCGAAAGTAGAGCCAGGGCCAGCAAAAAAAGGCTGAAGATTTCCGAACGCAGCGTCATAGCCATATGCAAAACGCCACCTTCTAGGCCCAAGGCAAGACTCGCACTCAACCACAGCCAGGGCATATGTGGAAACAAAACAACCAGCAAAACCACAGCCGTTAAAACAAATAGCCAGACAAGCACCGCTTGAATTTTACGCAAAAACAAAGTCAGTTCAGCCAATCCCAGCGCAGGATCTGCTGCATTCTTCAAGTCTTCCAGGCTGGCCACTGAAATCAGTTGATGGGCACGGGCCATGCGGGTCGCCGAGGCCAAAATAGCCACCATCGCAAATTTAGGGTGGTCCAAATGCGCTGGGGTTTTATGACTGTTCAGTAAAAGCGTATCCTGTGCAGTTGAAGCATCCATATCCCAATAATAATCAAAGGGAAAAACCTGTGAAAGATGCAAATAGAAAGGAAGCAAACCAGAGCAGACTAAAAGAGTTAAAATCAGCAAAACATGCCGACTGTTTTTACGCATGTTTTAAAATTTCCCCAAAAATTGATCAAGTGTATCCTGAAAATAAGCAAGCGCTGAATCGGTAAGATCATGGTGAATGCCCACCATAAAGCCCCGATCATGCACATAATCAGCACCCGGCATCGCTGATTGGCCCTGACGAAATGCGAATTTATGCACCACTGGCTGGCGCAAAAAATTACCTGTAATCAAAGGACGGGTAAAAATTTGGGCAGATTGTAAAGCCCTTTGCAAGTCTTTGCGCTCAAAGGGAGCCCCTGGTTTCACCAGAATGGCCAGACCAAAAGCGGAAGAGGCATGCCCTGGCAAGGCCTGCTGAACCGCCAGCCAATCTCCCCAACGGTTTAAGATATGCGCCTGCAAAATTGCTAAAATATTCTGACGCCGAAGAATAAACGCATCCAGCCTTCCCAACTGACTCAAACCTATCGCAGCGTGCATTTCAGTAGGCCGCAGATTATAGCCAGTTTCAACGAAAAGCCAGCCCCCTGTAAGTTCAGGAAAGCGCTCAATCCAGTCCTGCTGATCACTGCGGCCACGAATCCAACCATGTGCCCGCTGACTGATCAACAGATCCTGCCAATCTTGGGGTTTGCGCATACACACCATTCCCCCCTCAATCGTGGTCATATGGTGGGAGAGAAAAAAGCTGAAGCTGGAAAGGTCTCCAAAATTCCCGACCTTCACACCTTCAATCGTGGCACCATGGGCTTCACAGCAATCTTCAAGCACCCATAAATCATGCTTGCGGGCCAAAGCCATCAACTCAGGCATGGGGCAAGGGTTTCCCAAAACATGTACAGCCACCAGGGCACGGGTTTGGGGAGTAATCGCTGCTTCGACCTGCTCAAGACTCAGGTTCAGAGTCACGGGATCACAGTCCACAAAAACGGGAATGGCCCCCATCTGAACCACTGGAAAAACAGATGTTGACCAGCACACAGCGGGAACAATCACTTCATCACCCGGCTTCAAGGCGGGCTGAGTCTGTTGTGAAGCAAAAGCAGACAAAGCCAGAAGATTGGCTGAGGAGCCTGAATTGACCATCAAAGAGCCAGCCGATTGATTCCAATGGCTCCAGGCCTGCTCAAATTCTGCCACACGTTGCCCCATGCTGACCTGACCGCTA
The window above is part of the bacterium (Candidatus Blackallbacteria) CG13_big_fil_rev_8_21_14_2_50_49_14 genome. Proteins encoded here:
- a CDS encoding ABC transporter ATP-binding protein, encoding MIEVKNLHKSFGRKQVLRGIDFVFKDNQTTVVIGPSGCGKSTILRLILHLLSPDQGEIWVDGTNVSTLRRQDDLDRYRSKIGMVFQSAALFDSLKVWENVGFMFLENTRMPRDKVKAIAEEKLRLVGLEGSGDLYPAELSGGMQKRAGIARAMAQDPKIILYDEPTTGLDPVTSTVIEDLISDLQERTQGISIVVTHQLSTIFRTADLITMFYEGKILDTGTVDEMKNSENEIVRNFLEGKVVAP
- the hypC gene encoding HypC/HybG/HupF family hydrogenase formation chaperone, whose amino-acid sequence is MCLAIPGEILEILDPEDLLRPARVAFGSMRKQVSLAYVPEAQIGDFVLVHVGFALTVLDAAEAERTLTALTELGALEENEIPD
- the hypF gene encoding carbamoyltransferase HypF, which produces MPLQRQRIELRGLVQGLGFRPFVYRLAQEHGLAGWVLNRSEGVLIEAEGPSSVLASFIEALNSQRPPLSVLTEISTELLPCLGETHFQILPSPTNSTETEAWILPDLATCAACVQDLFEAGNRRFRYPFTNCTYCGPRYTIIQSLPYDRPRTSMQSFAMCPDCEAEYRDPGDRRFHAQPIACPSCGPQLSLWNPLGEVIAEREAALQASEKALQAGQILALKGLGGFQLLVDARNAEAVARLRTAKQREAKPLALMMQDLIQVKAYCQVSAEEAALLTGPQAPIVLLERLKKQNLAPNLTQTLNPRLGIMLPTTPLHHLLLKDLGFPLVATSGNLSDEPLCTEEQEALVRLQAIADLFLVHNRPILRPVDDSVVHVIAGQPTQLRRARGYAPLPLAVPAIQAPLLALGGHLKNTLALSRKGQVFLSQHLGDLDSPSSQNQYRHHLHTLPKLLGIEPEALACDTHPDYFSSQQAERIALPRIQVQHHLAHVQAVMAEHGLNAPLLGMAWDGLGLGTDQTLWGGEALELLPTGWQRKAWLRPFDFAGGEKALRKPAYIALGLLHSLWGEEIWERSELAPLQALKTSERKLLKQALASPELCQTTSSIGRLFDALASLLDLRQSCSFEGEAAIELEFLAQSWSGSAEPWPIPLQFSKDGWIANPEPLLIALLADLQLNLPKPLLAARFHASLVQLLLNLAQNSGLETVVLSGGCFQNRLLLTQAIQILQRAGFKVYWPQQVPANDGSLALGQILALHTKRKETAHVSGHSR
- a CDS encoding hydrogenase formation protein HypD, encoding MKYQTEYRQPEAIQALAEEIHKTVTRPWTLMEVCGGQTHAIVKYGLDQLLPSGVELLHGPGCPVCVTPLTILDQAQALARNPKVVLCSYGDMLRVPGSQTDLLSVRAQGGDVRNVYSPLEAVELAQAHPEREVVFLAVGFETTVPGHALALARAEQLGLKNFSLLVSHVCVPPALEAILSAEGNRVQGFLAAGHVCTIMGTAEYLPIVEKYKVPIVITGFEPVDILAGILACLQALESARPQLLNSYSRVVRAEGNPVAQKQVDQFFERVDRAWRGIGVLPASGLGLREIWQGFDARQRFGLGPDTAETPGECRSGEVLQGRLKPPECPAFGKACTPERPLGAPMVSSEGACAAWYRYRGT
- a CDS encoding DegT/DnrJ/EryC1/StrS family aminotransferase; translation: MSELPMRDLETQHDQILEWVGNYQRQLMQAPPQQPFELMRTLFEPEDLQAAVAVLLSGQVSMGQRVAEFEQAWSHWNQSAGSLMVNSGSSANLLALSAFASQQTQPALKPGDEVIVPAVCWSTSVFPVVQMGAIPVFVDCDPVTLNLSLEQVEAAITPQTRALVAVHVLGNPCPMPELMALARKHDLWVLEDCCEAHGATIEGVKVGNFGDLSSFSFFLSHHMTTIEGGMVCMRKPQDWQDLLISQRAHGWIRGRSDQQDWIERFPELTGGWLFVETGYNLRPTEMHAAIGLSQLGRLDAFILRRQNILAILQAHILNRWGDWLAVQQALPGHASSAFGLAILVKPGAPFERKDLQRALQSAQIFTRPLITGNFLRQPVVHKFAFRQGQSAMPGADYVHDRGFMVGIHHDLTDSALAYFQDTLDQFLGKF